The Deferribacterota bacterium DNA segment GATGGTCCTCTCATAAAGTAGTAATCAATCTCTCCACCTTCAGAAGAAAATATATACCTATCTTCATAGGTAGAACCTAAGTCAAAGTGAGTTCTGTAGGTATTATCAAAAAATATTCCATAGGCTTTACCATTCTTTAGCCCTATAAAAAATGGATGGGATTGATATATAGGGTCACATGTTGGGCAATAACCGTATGCATCGGTATTCCACATTTGTAGATTAGATCTTCTTTTGTCAAATTTGCCACTTTTTTCTCCTAAACCATAAAAATGTTCATTATAGGTTAATTTTTTGGTTATTGTGACACTGTTGCCCTCATTAAATAGGTTGCCTAAGCCGGGTTTTCCAATATATTCTGTTCTAATAACAGGCTCATCAAATGACATTGGCTCGAAGTCATCAGTATAGCTAAAACCATTATTTATATCTCTTATATCAATAAGAGGTGTATCTAAATTAATTTCTACCTCTAATGTATCTGTTCTTAAATAAATGTTATTGGCGTCTTTTGTTACAGTAAAATCTGCATTTTTATTTATTATCTCATCTAATACTGCATAAGAATAATCCTCTAAGTATTTATCATTGCCAGTTGTCTCTTTTACCCCTACCCTTATTCTTATAACATCATTTGTTATTGGTGTTATCTGAATATAAGAATTTGCTGATTCAAGTTCTAAATATTTGCCTGTATTAATATAATTCTTAATAGGAGCTATATGCTCAGCATGTAACAACAAAGAGGTTGAAAATAAAATAAATAAAAAGAATGAAATAATTTTTTTAAACATGATTATATCTCCTTATTCAATCAAAATATTAAAAATATTTTACATATAAAAATATAGCTATTTTTTACTTATAGTGTCAACGCAAATTGTATAAATTTTAATTGTTTAATTTTTAATATTTCTATAAAATATGGTTATATATATTAGGAGTTTTATAAGTTAAGATTACACAGAAACTAACTATATTAAATTAAAATTTACTTCCTTTTAATCATTATATTTGCTTCTCCGACCATTATTTTATCGTCTTTTTGATTTTTTACTAGCCAGCTGATTGAAATAATACCACGATCAGCTTTTTTTGTTTCCTTTTTATTTATTACTTCTTCTTCAAGATATATAGTATCACCAGACATAACAGGATTAAGAAATTTAAGCTCCTTTATACCTAAAAAGGCTATTATATTCTCTTCAGTATCACTTAATATTCCACCCCTTGCACTTAATCCAGATATAACGGAGAGTGTTAATAACCCATGAGCAATCCTACCACCAAAAATCTTTTCGGCGTGTTCTTTATTTGTATGAAGAGGGTTCCAATCACCAGTTAAACCAGCAAAGTTTATAATATCTGCTAATTCTATTGTTCGAGCTGGTGTAACATATTTATCACCTAATTTTATATCTTCAAAAACTTTTGCCATATGCTTAACCTCCAAATGTTTTAAGTATTTATTAAATTATACCATTGTTAACCCACCAGACACACTAAGTGTTTGCCCAGTAATATATGAAGCTTCATCAGAGGCAAAAAAACACACTGCATTTGCTATGTCAGTTGGCTCAGCCAATCTACGAAAGGGTATGGCTTTCTCTAAGGCAGTTGCTAACTTTGGATTATCCTTAGATATCCCTTTAAATAGAGGTGTATTTGCTGGTCCAGGGCAGACAACATTAACATTAATTTTATATCTTGCCATCTCCCTTGCCAATGTCTTAGAAAATGCTATCACCCCTCCTTTTGCAGCAGAATAAACTGCTTCACCAGTTGAGCCAACACGTCCTGCATCGGAGCTAATGTTTACAACTTTACCATACTTCTGTTCTATCATGATAGGTAACACTGTTTTACATGTATAAAAAACACCTTTTAGATCCAAAGCAATGATCTTATCCCATGTCTCTTCTCTACTTTCTAAAAAGGGTTCAACCTTATCCCAGCCTGCATTATTCACTAAAACATCTATTCTATTATATTTTTCTTTTGTAGTATCTACCAATCTTTTTACTTCTTGAAAATTGGTTATATCTACTTTAAATGCAGATGCTTTTCCATTGTTTTCATTTATTTCTTTAACTGTATTTTCTGCACCTTCTATCATTATATCTGCAACTACCACATTAGCACCTTCAGAAGCCAACTTTTTTGAAATAGCCTCTCCTATACCACTGCCACCTCCTGTGACGATGGCAATTTTATCCTTTAGTCGCATTGTTCTTACCTCCAATATGTTTTTATTTTATTTCCTAAATTTGTTAAAATCAGGTTTACGTTTTTCTATAAAAGCTCTCCATCCTTCTTGTGCTTCTTCTGTTCTGTAATACATTGCTAGGGAACCCATGGCTAATTGATTTATACCCTCAATATTAGCGCTATCTGCATTAAAAGAATATTTTATCATCTTCAATGCAGTTGGGCTTTTCTCTAATATCTTTTTAGCCCAAATCTC contains these protein-coding regions:
- a CDS encoding 3-oxoacyl-ACP reductase family protein — protein: MRLKDKIAIVTGGGSGIGEAISKKLASEGANVVVADIMIEGAENTVKEINENNGKASAFKVDITNFQEVKRLVDTTKEKYNRIDVLVNNAGWDKVEPFLESREETWDKIIALDLKGVFYTCKTVLPIMIEQKYGKVVNISSDAGRVGSTGEAVYSAAKGGVIAFSKTLAREMARYKINVNVVCPGPANTPLFKGISKDNPKLATALEKAIPFRRLAEPTDIANAVCFFASDEASYITGQTLSVSGGLTMV
- a CDS encoding glycoside hydrolase family 31 protein; its protein translation is MFKKIISFFLFILFSTSLLLHAEHIAPIKNYINTGKYLELESANSYIQITPITNDVIRIRVGVKETTGNDKYLEDYSYAVLDEIINKNADFTVTKDANNIYLRTDTLEVEINLDTPLIDIRDINNGFSYTDDFEPMSFDEPVIRTEYIGKPGLGNLFNEGNSVTITKKLTYNEHFYGLGEKSGKFDKRRSNLQMWNTDAYGYCPTCDPIYQSHPFFIGLKNGKAYGIFFDNTYRTHFDLGSTYEDRYIFSSEGGEIDYYFMRGPSIKEVLSNYTKLTGKMPMPPKWSLGHHLSRYSYYPETEVL
- a CDS encoding MaoC/PaaZ C-terminal domain-containing protein, which gives rise to MAKVFEDIKLGDKYVTPARTIELADIINFAGLTGDWNPLHTNKEHAEKIFGGRIAHGLLTLSVISGLSARGGILSDTEENIIAFLGIKELKFLNPVMSGDTIYLEEEVINKKETKKADRGIISISWLVKNQKDDKIMVGEANIMIKRK